The genomic window TTAATTTTAAAAAGTTTAGAAAGCTTAGACCAAGAAGGTGCAGTATTTAGACAATTAAAAGCATTTTTAGAGCTTGATGATGGTAGTTTAGCTTCCAGTTTAAAAATGCTTGAAGAAATAGGATTTATAAAAAGTAAAAAAATAAAATTAGAGAATAAAAATATGACTCAGTACTTTATAACAAATCATGGGAAGGAAGAATTTAATATATTTAAAAAATGGTTAGGCGAGGTAATCGAATGAAAAAATTAGATAGATTATTAATATATTTAAACGAATTAGGAATAAAACCAAATTTAGACAGTTTTGAGAATAAATTAATAATTCAAAAAACAGCTTGCTTATTAAAAATGCTGGGTTTTGATATTAATTATACATTTTCTTTATATGTAAGGGGGCCTTATTCTAAAGATCTAACCCAAGATTTATATAATAATTTAAACCCCTCAAAAGGAAAAGTCTCTAAAAATGAAAAAGAAAAACTTAAAAAATTTAAAGAAATTACTGAGATGGATCCAAAATAC from Candidatus Micrarchaeia archaeon includes these protein-coding regions:
- a CDS encoding transcriptional regulator — its product is MGEILNLVENSKAINSNLFSRQRILILKSLESLDQEGAVFRQLKAFLELDDGSLASSLKMLEEIGFIKSKKIKLENKNMTQYFITNHGKEEFNIFKKWLGEVIE